The DNA region AGCGCCGACCGGGGCACCCAAGGGTGTGCCACTGTGCACCAGACGGGGTGGATTGGCGACGAGCCGGATTCCTGGGCTTGGTCCGGCGGGCGAGTGGTCATGAGCGCCGACTGGGATGCACGCGGCGTCAAAAAGTGGTCGCCAGCGCCGACTGAGACTCACCCGGTTGACGACAAGCCTCCTTGGCGGTGCGTGTGGCCGCCGTTGCGCCGTTGCGACCCAACCGTGGATGCGAGCAAATGGGTCGGCAACGAAGATTCGGCACCACGGACTCCTGCCCCCGCGGGCGTGGAGCCCGTTAGAACGCTCGCGACTGTCCCGTCGCCGTGACGGTGATGCCGTCGGCAAACGGCATGAGGGCCTCGAGGCCAAACAGCGGGTAGACCGTGATCTCGACCGTGACACGTGCGGTGACGGCATCGGGGGCGTCGACGGACACGATGCGAACTCCGTCGAGGCGATCGGTCGCCCGCTGGGCCACATGAGCCAACACGGCGTCGGTCATGCGCGACTGCGCGAGCTCCACGTCTCCAGTTCCGGCCTGCGTAGTGAAGTACCCGTCGCTCGAGACCGCGTCGGAGGCATCCTCGGCCAGCTCATCCGCGAGGTCCGCAAGGCGCATGCGGGTCAGGTGCACGGAGGTCGCCGCCGAGATCACCAGGATGAGCATGATTGCGACCACGGCGAAGCCGAGCGTCAGGATCCCGATGGTGCCCTCGTCGTCTCGCCGATGCAGCAGGGCTCTCATTGGTCGTTCACCACCGAGTCGACGGGAGCGCGAGCCGAACCGACGACGTCGACCGAAAGAGGGAGCGCCCCTGTCAGGAAACCGGGGATGCCTGGCAACGCCACCACCACCGTGACTTCGGCATCCACGTTGCCTCCCGGCTCGAGACACGGGCCCTCGCAGCTGAGCGCCAGCGACGCGTCGTCTGAATCGAATCTGAAGTCGTCCGCGACGAGTGCGACCGCCGCTTCAGCACGACTGGCTCCCGCGGCCATGGCGGTCTCACGCGAGGACCCGTGTTCGCGAGACGCCACCCCAGTCACGACCGCGGCGCGGGCAGCTTCGTGCGCAGCGCCCTCCGCCGCAAACGCCCCCGCCTGGATGCGCGAAAGGGTGACCACCAGGTACAGCAGCGGCACGAGCAACAACAGCGACAACGCAATGAACTCCACGATCGCGGCTCCCTCGTCGGCTGGGCGGTCGCTCCGCGGCCGCGCCCATTCAAGAGGGTCAGCCACGCGCCGTCTCCTCGAACGCCCTGGCCGATACCGTCATCGTCCCTGCGCCCCACAGGCCCAGGATCGGCACTGGCGCGCTCACGGTCACCTTCACCGCAGGGGCCGTGTCGATCGTCGTGTCCTCAGCGGTCACGCGCGTCTCGATGCCTCCGAGCGACTCGGCGAGCAGCCACTCGGTTCGCTCGACGCCGTCTTGAGGGCCGCGGTCGTTCGTCGCCGCGAGCCTCGCGCCTTCCGACGCGGCGGACACCATCATGTTGCGGACGTGAAGAGTCAACGCCAACTGGATGACGCCCATCGCGAGGGCAATCACCAGGGCCGACACCAACACAAACTCGACGAGCGCATTGCCCTCGTCGTGTGAGAGTTCGCGTGCGCTTTCGCGCCCGCTCTCAACCGCCCGTAACGGAATCAATTGCCGTCGAAAACAACTCATTCAGCTTGGGGCCCGCGATTGCCCAAAGTCCCGCCACAAGGCCCGCAGTCATCAGGGTGATGAGCACCCAGCCGGGCACGTCCCCCTTGTCGTCGCGCCACCGATCCACCAGCATTTCCCATTTCCGCATGTCATTTCCTTCCCCCTCGGCCCGCGTCGTTACAGACCAAGTCGAATAGTGGTGAGGCCAGGGAACACCGCGAAAATCACGGTCACGGGGAGGATGAGAAACACGACGGGCACCATCATGGCGATCTCCCGCTTCCCGCCCTCCTCCATCAACGCGCGCTGGCCAGCGTCGCGCACATCTTGGGCTTGGGACCGCAGCACCTCCGCGAGCGGGGTCCCAAGGTCCACCGCCGTCGCCACGCCGTCGGCGAAGCGCCTGAGGGCAAGAACCCCCGTGCGGTCGGCAAGTTGCATGAGCGCTTGAGACAGGGGCGCACCCGCACGCGCCGTCGCAAGCGTGTATCGAAGCTCTTCCGCCATCACGCCCTTGGTGGTGCGCGCGACCCTTTCCAACGCGCCGAGCGCACCCTCCCCGGCGCTGACCGACAGGGCGAGTAGCTCCGCGACCGTGGGCAGTTCCTCCACGATCCGGGCCTCGCGCTTCGATACGGCGAGACCGAGCACGTAGTCCCTAGCGATCGCCGCGCTTACTCCGGCGAGGGCCACCAACACGAAGAGCGCGATGGGTGAGGAGTGTCTCGACGCGGCGAGCACCAGGGCCGTGACCGTCCCGCCAACAAGTCCTCCCACAGCCCACACGACCTGCTGCGCGCGGAACTGCTCGACCGTAGCTTCGGACCCCGCCCTCACGAGGCGCGTGCGAAGTTCCTGCGTGGGCGAACCCCATCGCTCCACCCAGCGCACCCCGTCGCGAACGACCGGGGCGAGCAGCCTCTCGATCGTGGGGAAGGGCGTCGTCGGCGCATTGAGGCGACGGAGTTCGTCGGCCGCCGAAGCGCGCACGTGCGGGGCTATCCGGTCCGCGATGCGCGGAATCCGCGCGGACCAGAACGCGATGAGGAGCGCGAGCCCCAGTCCCAACATCGCCCCCAGGACGACGGTCGTCGGGGTCACCTCAGCACCCTGCTCTCTTGAGGCAGGCGGCCGATGCGGACCATGATCCGGTACGCAAGCACGGTGCTTGCACCGCCGATGAGGAGCACGCTGACGCCTGAGGGAGAGTCGTACGCCTGGGCGTTTGCGGGCCTGGTAGCCAACAGGGCGAGAACCAACCATGGCGCGGTGATCGCGAGTCGCGCGGCGTTGACCGTC from Demequina lutea includes:
- a CDS encoding type II secretion system F family protein is translated as LDALKVRLADPVADRIVEALRITRDVGGTDVGRLLRTLSQFLRDDARTRGELEARQSWTVNAARLAITAPWLVLALLATRPANAQAYDSPSGVSVLLIGGASTVLAYRIMVRIGRLPQESRVLR
- a CDS encoding type II secretion system F family protein, which encodes MTPTTVVLGAMLGLGLALLIAFWSARIPRIADRIAPHVRASAADELRRLNAPTTPFPTIERLLAPVVRDGVRWVERWGSPTQELRTRLVRAGSEATVEQFRAQQVVWAVGGLVGGTVTALVLAASRHSSPIALFVLVALAGVSAAIARDYVLGLAVSKREARIVEELPTVAELLALSVSAGEGALGALERVARTTKGVMAEELRYTLATARAGAPLSQALMQLADRTGVLALRRFADGVATAVDLGTPLAEVLRSQAQDVRDAGQRALMEEGGKREIAMMVPVVFLILPVTVIFAVFPGLTTIRLGL
- a CDS encoding TadE family protein, translated to MIPLRAVESGRESARELSHDEGNALVEFVLVSALVIALAMGVIQLALTLHVRNMMVSAASEGARLAATNDRGPQDGVERTEWLLAESLGGIETRVTAEDTTIDTAPAVKVTVSAPVPILGLWGAGTMTVSARAFEETARG